The following proteins are encoded in a genomic region of Thiomonas sp. X19:
- a CDS encoding HIT family protein gives MRLIRADDALHPAFYRLVWQHHAREFTDLTPLQRSTCMDALALVEQGLRTHLTPDKINLASLGNVVPHLHWHVIARWGWDAHWPQPVWAAARRTPADERCAAVRARLPALDASLRAALHTRFGSRAQAA, from the coding sequence ATGCGGCTGATCCGCGCTGACGATGCGCTGCACCCGGCTTTTTACCGTCTGGTCTGGCAACACCATGCCCGCGAATTCACCGACCTGACCCCGTTGCAGCGCAGCACCTGCATGGACGCGCTGGCGCTGGTGGAGCAGGGCCTGCGCACGCATCTGACGCCCGACAAGATCAACCTCGCCAGCCTGGGCAACGTCGTGCCGCACCTGCACTGGCATGTGATCGCCCGCTGGGGCTGGGACGCGCATTGGCCGCAGCCGGTGTGGGCCGCAGCCCGGCGCACGCCAGCGGATGAGCGCTGTGCCGCCGTGCGGGCTCGCCTGCCAGCCCTGGATGCGAGCCTGCGCGCGGCATTGCACACTCGCTTCGGCTCGCGCGCGCAGGCGGCTTGA
- a CDS encoding anti-sigma factor domain-containing protein, producing the protein MTRYHQPELCNRLASDYLTGGMSPAARRRFEALLQTEPTLAQALRTWRQRLDDGLLRQKPPERAWDGILARVQPGTGTPVSQRFEKGWAKRTWMGLTLGFGVLTASLMVSLVMLLQQPGPGAPSAAQMAAVLKGPEGHSAVLTVHGSRLVLTAVGPVATPGNKSFELWMLPKQGKPQAVGLVQLRSSDTLQLPAPALLALSQAKGFAISVEPAGGSPTGQPTGPITYVGDVVAMTRLQPGQAHLAPGQGGGDFYE; encoded by the coding sequence ATGACGCGCTACCACCAACCCGAACTCTGCAACCGGCTGGCGAGCGATTACCTCACCGGCGGCATGAGCCCGGCCGCGCGGCGGCGCTTCGAGGCGCTGCTGCAAACCGAACCCACGCTGGCGCAAGCCCTGCGGACTTGGCGCCAGCGGCTCGACGACGGTCTGCTCCGCCAGAAACCGCCGGAACGTGCCTGGGACGGCATACTTGCCCGCGTTCAACCTGGCACCGGCACACCCGTGTCGCAGCGGTTCGAAAAGGGCTGGGCCAAACGCACCTGGATGGGCCTGACGCTGGGCTTCGGCGTGCTGACGGCCTCGCTCATGGTGTCGCTGGTCATGCTGCTGCAGCAACCCGGCCCGGGAGCACCATCGGCGGCGCAAATGGCCGCCGTGCTCAAGGGCCCCGAGGGTCACAGCGCCGTGCTCACCGTGCACGGCAGCCGCCTCGTGCTCACGGCGGTGGGTCCGGTGGCCACGCCCGGCAACAAGTCGTTCGAACTGTGGATGCTGCCCAAGCAAGGCAAGCCTCAAGCCGTGGGCCTGGTGCAGCTCCGCTCCTCCGACACGCTGCAACTACCCGCACCGGCGCTGCTGGCCCTGTCCCAGGCCAAGGGCTTCGCCATCAGCGTCGAGCCCGCCGGTGGCTCGCCCACCGGGCAACCCACCGGACCCATCACCTATGTGGGCGATGTCGTGGCGATGACCCGGCTGCAACCCGGCCAGGCGCATCTGGCCCCGGGCCAGGGCGGCGGTGATTTCTACGAATAA
- a CDS encoding RNA polymerase sigma factor, with product MPDLEKLLAYTALADQQAFAALYEATRRRGWAICLRLLRDPAQAEDALQDAYVKIWHQAASYRPTQGAAEAWLATVVRNTCLDKLRAKGREPVESLDAMEVPLDPADAAPGPEQLLERSMSHGSLERCFDELKPRQRELLTHSYVMGMSHGELAKLSGMALGTVKTILRRAILALRACLGEGAGS from the coding sequence ATGCCCGATCTGGAAAAACTCCTGGCTTACACCGCGCTGGCCGACCAGCAGGCTTTCGCCGCGCTGTACGAAGCCACACGCCGCCGCGGCTGGGCCATCTGCCTGCGCCTGTTGCGCGATCCGGCGCAAGCCGAGGACGCTTTGCAGGATGCTTATGTGAAGATCTGGCATCAAGCCGCCAGCTACCGCCCGACGCAAGGTGCGGCCGAAGCCTGGCTGGCCACCGTGGTGCGCAACACCTGCCTCGACAAGCTGCGCGCCAAAGGGCGCGAACCCGTGGAGAGCCTCGACGCCATGGAAGTGCCGCTGGACCCGGCCGACGCCGCGCCCGGGCCGGAGCAGTTGCTGGAGCGCAGCATGTCGCATGGCTCGCTCGAGCGTTGCTTCGATGAACTCAAACCGCGGCAGCGCGAATTGTTGACCCACTCGTATGTGATGGGCATGTCGCATGGCGAACTTGCCAAGCTCAGCGGCATGGCCCTGGGCACCGTCAAGACCATTCTTCGCCGCGCCATCCTCGCCCTGCGCGCATGCCTCGGGGAGGGCGCCGGGTCATGA
- a CDS encoding ferritin-like domain-containing protein has translation MDTNARMDSPALDRRTWFKKGGLFVAGLTAASGLALPARSFAASMSNEDDIKMLNVALGLEYQAIAAYQVGAESGLLQKPVLAVAVEFQGQHKAHAGVLESTINKLGGTPVMSMKPAAYNFPTDKLKNQADVLRFAAGLEKGAASAYLGTVPQFHNRGLAKAAASIMGDETMHWAILLNALGENPVPAAFIA, from the coding sequence ATGGATACCAACGCCCGTATGGATTCTCCCGCACTCGACCGCCGCACCTGGTTCAAGAAAGGCGGCCTGTTCGTCGCCGGCCTCACCGCTGCCAGCGGCCTGGCGTTGCCGGCCCGCAGCTTCGCCGCGTCGATGTCCAACGAAGATGACATCAAGATGCTGAACGTCGCTCTGGGCCTGGAATACCAGGCGATCGCCGCCTATCAGGTGGGCGCCGAATCGGGCCTGCTGCAAAAGCCGGTCTTGGCTGTGGCGGTGGAATTCCAGGGCCAGCACAAGGCGCACGCCGGCGTGCTGGAAAGCACGATCAACAAGCTCGGCGGCACGCCGGTGATGTCGATGAAACCAGCGGCCTACAACTTTCCGACCGACAAGCTGAAGAACCAGGCCGACGTGTTGCGCTTTGCCGCCGGGCTGGAAAAGGGCGCCGCCAGCGCCTATCTCGGCACGGTTCCGCAGTTCCACAACCGCGGCCTGGCCAAGGCTGCCGCCAGCATCATGGGTGACGAAACCATGCACTGGGCCATTCTGCTCAACGCCCTGGGCGAGAATCCGGTTCCGGCGGCGTTCATCGCCTGA
- a CDS encoding LysR family transcriptional regulator has product MSSIRSFKTFLAVVRHGSFTAAGREVGLTPAAVGLQMRALEQSLEQALFDRGPRSVVLNTAGRAMAPHIEQLVLLYDSLVAETDQDALSGTVVVGALISALMGAFADALRAVKRQHPRLKVKILAGLSSDFADRVERGELDAAVVTKSPRPLASSLRWTPLYTEAMVLIVPRRAQFKLPDEPLDMLRQAPFIRFDRHTWTGHLVNEVLHRCNVSTSDEMELNSVEAMIEIVRQGFGVSIVPRLANVNWATDRSLRVITLPGVDVQRHVGLIERASHTRMRFTDAIKQHHYTAVDAKKT; this is encoded by the coding sequence ATGTCCTCGATCCGCAGCTTCAAGACTTTTCTGGCCGTCGTTCGTCATGGCAGCTTTACCGCGGCAGGCAGGGAAGTCGGCCTGACCCCGGCCGCGGTCGGATTGCAGATGCGAGCGCTTGAGCAAAGCCTTGAGCAGGCGCTGTTTGACCGCGGCCCGCGCTCGGTCGTGCTGAACACGGCGGGCCGGGCCATGGCGCCTCACATCGAGCAACTGGTGCTGCTCTACGACTCCCTGGTCGCCGAGACCGACCAAGATGCGTTGTCGGGCACTGTCGTCGTCGGCGCGTTGATCTCGGCGCTGATGGGAGCGTTTGCCGATGCGCTGCGCGCAGTCAAGCGGCAGCATCCTCGGTTGAAGGTCAAGATCTTGGCCGGCCTTTCAAGCGATTTCGCGGATCGCGTCGAACGCGGCGAACTCGACGCCGCGGTGGTGACGAAGTCGCCCCGCCCGCTGGCTTCCAGCCTACGCTGGACACCCCTGTACACCGAGGCCATGGTGCTGATCGTTCCGCGCCGCGCGCAGTTCAAATTGCCAGACGAACCGCTGGACATGCTTCGCCAAGCACCCTTCATTCGCTTCGACCGACACACATGGACCGGCCATCTGGTGAACGAGGTTTTGCACCGCTGCAACGTATCGACGTCGGACGAGATGGAGTTGAATTCGGTCGAGGCGATGATAGAAATCGTGCGCCAAGGCTTCGGCGTCTCGATCGTTCCGCGCCTGGCCAACGTCAACTGGGCAACCGATCGCTCGCTGCGTGTGATCACGTTGCCGGGGGTCGACGTTCAACGCCATGTAGGTCTGATCGAGCGTGCCAGCCACACCCGCATGCGCTTTACCGACGCCATCAAGCAACACCATTACACAGCAGTTGATGCCAAGAAAACATGA
- a CDS encoding succinate dehydrogenase/fumarate reductase iron-sulfur subunit has protein sequence MADKNSHLHVSIWRGKEQGSFASYDVPRLESQTVLDVVTYIQRQLDPSLSYRYACRVGMCGSCAMNVNGVARWTCRTHVAKVERNGALEIAPLSNLPVIKDLVTDMREFFDKWARSMGRFQGSRTRSDAFARVDPASRERRAADAGIECIGCGVCYASCDVVGWRPEFLGPAALNRAWTLVNDVRDVLRDERVQATSGDSGCHACHTQGSCTQRCPKSIAPTAGIAGLKRLALGGSFLGRR, from the coding sequence ATGGCGGACAAAAATTCCCACCTTCATGTATCGATCTGGCGTGGCAAGGAACAAGGCAGTTTCGCCAGCTACGACGTCCCGAGACTGGAAAGCCAGACCGTGCTCGACGTCGTCACCTATATTCAGCGCCAGCTCGACCCCAGCCTGAGTTATCGCTACGCCTGCCGCGTGGGCATGTGCGGCTCGTGCGCGATGAACGTCAACGGCGTGGCGCGCTGGACCTGCCGCACACATGTGGCCAAGGTCGAACGCAACGGGGCGCTGGAGATCGCCCCGTTGTCGAATTTGCCGGTGATCAAGGATCTGGTCACCGACATGCGGGAATTTTTCGACAAATGGGCACGCTCGATGGGCCGTTTCCAGGGCAGCAGGACCCGCTCCGACGCGTTCGCGCGTGTCGATCCTGCCAGTCGCGAGCGCCGTGCCGCCGATGCCGGCATCGAGTGCATCGGCTGCGGTGTGTGCTACGCATCGTGCGACGTGGTCGGCTGGCGACCCGAGTTCCTGGGGCCGGCGGCGCTGAACCGTGCCTGGACCCTGGTGAACGACGTCCGCGACGTACTGCGTGACGAGCGGGTGCAGGCGACCTCTGGCGACAGCGGCTGCCACGCTTGCCACACCCAGGGCTCGTGCACCCAGCGCTGCCCGAAATCGATCGCGCCGACCGCCGGCATCGCCGGGCTCAAGCGCCTCGCGCTGGGCGGCAGCTTCCTGGGCCGGCGATGA
- a CDS encoding succinate dehydrogenase, translating to MNTRMQVRLWLWQRISAAVLAPLVLIHLGTIIYAVHAGLSAAAILGRLHDNAWFGGFYALFVLACAAHVPVGMARIAEEWLAWRGAKAMLLGGAFGLLVLVAGLRAVYGVVLS from the coding sequence ATGAACACGCGCATGCAGGTGCGGCTGTGGCTGTGGCAGCGCATCAGCGCCGCGGTGCTGGCGCCGCTGGTGCTGATCCACCTGGGCACCATCATCTACGCGGTGCACGCGGGTCTGAGCGCGGCCGCCATCCTCGGGCGACTGCACGACAACGCGTGGTTCGGCGGCTTCTACGCGCTGTTCGTGCTGGCCTGCGCGGCGCACGTGCCCGTCGGCATGGCCCGCATCGCCGAGGAATGGCTGGCGTGGCGCGGCGCGAAGGCCATGCTGCTGGGCGGGGCTTTCGGCCTGCTGGTGCTGGTGGCCGGGCTGCGCGCGGTCTACGGCGTGGTGCTGTCATGA
- the sdhC gene encoding succinate dehydrogenase, cytochrome b556 subunit: MKRRNDFRARNHPAYWAFWLHRVSGLLLALFLPLHFWALGQALHGAASLQGFLRLADQPLFRFAEWGLVMLLALHMTGGIRLLLIEFAPWSGLRQDWIAVALGAAAAAGMAFALALLG, encoded by the coding sequence ATGAAGCGCCGCAACGACTTTCGGGCCCGCAACCACCCGGCGTACTGGGCCTTCTGGCTGCACCGGGTCTCGGGCCTGCTGCTGGCGCTGTTCCTGCCGCTGCATTTCTGGGCCCTGGGCCAGGCGCTGCACGGCGCGGCCTCGCTGCAGGGTTTCCTGCGCCTGGCCGACCAGCCGCTGTTCCGCTTCGCCGAGTGGGGTCTGGTGATGCTGCTGGCGCTGCACATGACCGGCGGCATCCGCCTGCTGCTCATCGAGTTCGCCCCGTGGTCCGGCCTGCGTCAGGACTGGATCGCGGTGGCGCTGGGCGCGGCGGCCGCCGCGGGCATGGCCTTCGCGCTGGCCCTGCTCGGTTGA
- a CDS encoding fumarate hydratase has translation MNIDLQAIEDTARELYIRALKVLPPDIKQGFGRLVGSESVPRAQGVLRTMVTNIEVAERTDNLLCQDTGVPIYNLRIGSGVEFDGHALKAAIRRGCERATREYPLRSSVVHPLTRRNEHTSCGIEVPVIHIDFVDTTDFLDIEMIPKGSGSENNSFLKMAIPAEGLDAIKTFVVDCVIAAGGKTCPPTIVGVGLGGTSDLCVALAKRAATRPLGTRCDDVDGALLEDELSHAVNQLGVGPQGLGGDSTAFAVHIELAATHITMNPVAVNMQCHSARRARASFTPAGVHYGF, from the coding sequence ATGAACATCGACCTGCAAGCCATCGAGGACACGGCGCGCGAGCTTTACATCCGCGCGCTCAAGGTGCTGCCGCCCGACATCAAACAAGGCTTTGGGCGACTCGTCGGCAGCGAAAGCGTGCCGCGCGCGCAAGGCGTGCTCAGGACCATGGTGACGAACATTGAGGTCGCTGAGCGCACCGACAACTTGCTGTGCCAGGATACAGGGGTACCGATCTACAACCTGCGCATCGGCAGCGGTGTCGAGTTCGATGGTCATGCGCTGAAGGCGGCGATCCGGCGTGGCTGCGAGCGGGCCACGCGCGAGTACCCGTTGCGTTCGTCGGTGGTGCATCCGCTGACACGCCGCAACGAGCACACCTCCTGCGGCATCGAGGTGCCGGTGATCCACATCGATTTCGTCGATACGACGGACTTTCTTGACATCGAGATGATCCCGAAGGGCAGCGGCTCGGAAAACAACTCATTCCTGAAAATGGCGATCCCCGCGGAGGGCCTCGACGCCATCAAGACCTTCGTCGTCGACTGCGTGATCGCCGCCGGTGGCAAGACATGTCCGCCGACCATCGTTGGCGTCGGCCTGGGCGGCACGTCGGATCTGTGCGTCGCGCTGGCCAAGCGCGCTGCCACGCGGCCGCTCGGTACCCGCTGCGACGACGTCGACGGCGCACTTCTCGAGGATGAGCTGTCGCACGCGGTCAACCAGCTCGGGGTCGGACCGCAGGGACTCGGGGGCGACTCCACCGCCTTTGCCGTGCACATCGAACTGGCGGCCACGCACATCACGATGAACCCGGTCGCCGTGAACATGCAGTGCCATTCCGCACGCCGCGCCCGCGCCAGCTTCACCCCGGCCGGCGTTCACTACGGATTCTGA
- a CDS encoding fumarate hydratase C-terminal domain-containing protein, protein MAHHALNTPVSEAQVRALHAGDTVTLQSTLFGIRDATQIHMFDRGRATRFDLRGHAVIHTAPNVRRVAASPEFPAGYAPVCVGTTTSDRMERFTWPLMQQYGVRMIVGKGGLRADSLEAFAKLGGVYLAIVGGTAALESTWIEQIEDVDLDDLNPESLWKFRIRDFGPLLVAMDSHGNSLYDDVKHDVQERRARVLAELGVRTA, encoded by the coding sequence ATGGCCCACCACGCACTGAACACCCCGGTCAGCGAGGCGCAGGTACGCGCGCTGCACGCGGGCGACACGGTGACCCTGCAGTCCACGCTGTTCGGCATCCGCGATGCGACCCAGATCCACATGTTCGACCGCGGGCGCGCGACCCGCTTCGATCTGCGTGGGCACGCCGTGATCCACACCGCGCCGAACGTGCGCCGGGTCGCGGCGAGCCCCGAGTTCCCGGCGGGGTACGCGCCGGTGTGCGTTGGCACGACGACCTCGGACCGCATGGAACGCTTCACCTGGCCGCTGATGCAGCAGTATGGCGTGCGCATGATCGTCGGCAAAGGCGGCCTGCGCGCCGACTCGCTCGAGGCCTTCGCCAAACTTGGCGGCGTGTATCTGGCCATCGTCGGCGGCACGGCGGCCCTGGAGAGCACCTGGATCGAGCAGATCGAGGACGTCGACCTCGACGACCTGAACCCGGAATCGCTGTGGAAATTCCGCATCCGTGATTTCGGGCCGCTGCTCGTGGCGATGGACAGTCACGGCAACAGCCTGTACGACGACGTGAAGCACGACGTGCAGGAACGCCGCGCCCGCGTGCTGGCCGAGCTCGGCGTGAGAACGGCGTGA
- a CDS encoding L-aspartate oxidase: protein MDLKRIDIDILILGSGGAGLFAALHAHQADPRLSITVAVKGLLGKCGCTRMVQGGYNVALAEGDSVERHFMDTIEGGKWLSNQDLAWTLVTKAVERIHELENELGCFFDRNPDGTVHQKAFAGQTFDRTVHKGDLTGIEIINRLAEQVWARGIDRLEEHRAIELVRTPDGRALAGVLMIDMRSGGFVFVRAGAVLLATGGGPTMYKFNTPSGDKSCDGLAMALRAGLALRDMEMVQFHPTGLLAGAHTRMTGTVLEEGLRGAGGWLLNGRGERFMHNYDPRGERATRDIVSRGIFAEMRAGRTSPNGGVYIQMSHLGADKVRQQFKGMVERCADCGFDLAGGKVEVVPTAHYMMGGVVFRPDCSTELHGLFAAGEDTGGVHGANRLGGNGVANSTVFGGIAGETMALWVRGNPGRREPDLGAIRRSIAAHETPFTQKPGDLNAIREALYGCMWEDVGMLRDASGLARAQARLAELEGELAAVGVADGERAYNLSWHDWLNLRNLIAVSRVIAAAAASRENSRGAHFREDFPDAGELATSTYSVVRQDGERVAVSHDTVVFSRVQPGQTILVDIGPAQAKLAAA from the coding sequence ATGGACTTGAAGCGGATCGACATCGATATCCTGATCCTCGGCTCGGGTGGCGCCGGGCTGTTCGCAGCGCTGCACGCGCACCAAGCCGACCCTCGACTGTCGATCACGGTCGCGGTCAAGGGCCTGCTGGGCAAGTGTGGCTGCACCCGCATGGTGCAGGGCGGCTACAACGTTGCCCTCGCCGAGGGCGACTCGGTCGAGCGGCACTTCATGGACACCATCGAGGGAGGCAAGTGGCTGTCCAACCAGGATCTGGCCTGGACCCTGGTGACCAAGGCGGTGGAGCGCATCCACGAGCTTGAAAACGAACTCGGCTGCTTTTTCGACCGCAACCCGGACGGCACCGTGCACCAGAAGGCCTTTGCCGGGCAGACCTTCGACCGCACGGTGCACAAGGGCGACCTGACCGGGATCGAGATCATCAATCGCCTGGCCGAGCAGGTCTGGGCGCGCGGCATCGACCGGCTCGAGGAGCACCGCGCCATCGAACTCGTGCGCACGCCCGACGGCAGGGCGCTGGCTGGCGTGCTGATGATCGACATGCGCAGCGGCGGGTTCGTGTTCGTGCGCGCCGGCGCGGTGCTGCTGGCCACCGGCGGCGGGCCGACCATGTACAAGTTCAACACGCCGTCGGGCGACAAGAGCTGCGACGGCCTGGCCATGGCGCTGCGCGCCGGGCTGGCGCTGCGCGACATGGAGATGGTGCAGTTTCACCCCACCGGACTGCTGGCGGGCGCGCACACGCGCATGACAGGTACCGTGCTCGAGGAGGGGCTGCGTGGCGCCGGAGGCTGGCTGCTCAACGGCCGGGGCGAGCGCTTCATGCACAACTACGACCCGCGCGGCGAGCGCGCCACGCGCGACATCGTGTCGCGCGGCATCTTCGCCGAGATGCGTGCCGGGCGCACCTCGCCCAACGGCGGCGTGTACATCCAGATGTCCCACCTCGGCGCGGACAAGGTCAGGCAGCAGTTCAAGGGCATGGTCGAGCGCTGTGCCGACTGCGGTTTCGACTTGGCGGGCGGCAAGGTCGAGGTCGTTCCCACCGCGCACTACATGATGGGTGGCGTGGTGTTCCGCCCCGACTGCAGCACCGAACTGCACGGGTTGTTCGCCGCCGGCGAGGACACCGGCGGGGTGCATGGCGCCAACCGCCTGGGCGGCAACGGCGTGGCCAATTCGACGGTCTTCGGCGGCATCGCCGGCGAAACCATGGCGCTGTGGGTACGCGGCAACCCGGGTCGCCGCGAGCCGGATCTGGGGGCGATCCGGCGCAGCATCGCCGCGCACGAAACCCCGTTTACGCAAAAGCCAGGTGATCTCAATGCGATTCGCGAGGCGCTATACGGCTGCATGTGGGAAGACGTCGGCATGCTGCGCGACGCGAGCGGACTGGCGCGGGCCCAGGCCCGGCTGGCCGAACTGGAAGGCGAACTGGCCGCGGTCGGCGTGGCTGACGGCGAGCGTGCCTACAACCTGAGCTGGCACGACTGGCTGAACCTGCGCAACCTGATCGCGGTCAGCCGCGTGATTGCTGCGGCGGCAGCCAGCCGGGAGAATTCGCGCGGCGCGCATTTTCGCGAGGACTTTCCGGATGCCGGCGAACTCGCCACGTCGACCTACAGCGTCGTGCGCCAGGATGGCGAGCGCGTTGCCGTGTCGCACGACACCGTGGTGTTCTCCCGCGTCCAACCCGGGCAGACCATCCTGGTTGACATCGGCCCGGCGCAGGCGAAGTTGGCCGCGGCGTGA
- a CDS encoding sulfite exporter TauE/SafE family protein encodes MVIDLPFPWVTLLSATLIIALAYTIYGLTGFGSSITAVPLLTHFLPLRSVVPMMLIFDLSAGIVLGLRNHSAVARDELLRIIPFMVAGMLIGVTLLVRAPQRPLLITLGCFILAYAAWSLVFRVQQRPISVAWAAPLALLGGLFTALFGTGGPIYVAYLARRLPDVRALRATISALIFFSGLTRLVLFTSVGLYKQPHVLQLALALLPVVMGGLYLGSHLSRKLPAHRIVQAVWAILIAGGTSLIWHNL; translated from the coding sequence ATGGTGATCGATCTGCCGTTTCCGTGGGTCACGCTGCTCAGCGCGACCCTGATCATCGCGCTGGCCTACACCATCTACGGTCTGACCGGCTTCGGCTCGTCGATCACCGCGGTACCGCTGCTGACGCATTTCCTGCCGCTGCGATCGGTGGTGCCGATGATGCTGATCTTCGACCTCAGCGCCGGCATCGTGCTGGGACTGCGCAACCACAGCGCCGTGGCGCGCGACGAGTTGCTGCGCATCATTCCGTTCATGGTCGCCGGCATGCTGATCGGCGTCACGCTGCTTGTGCGCGCGCCGCAAAGACCGCTGCTCATCACGCTGGGCTGCTTCATTCTGGCCTACGCGGCATGGAGCCTGGTGTTCCGGGTGCAGCAGCGGCCAATTTCGGTGGCGTGGGCAGCACCATTGGCCTTGCTCGGCGGCTTGTTCACGGCGCTGTTCGGAACGGGCGGTCCCATCTACGTTGCCTACCTGGCGCGCCGCCTGCCCGACGTGCGCGCCCTGCGTGCGACGATCAGCGCCCTGATTTTCTTCAGCGGCCTCACGCGACTCGTCCTTTTCACATCGGTGGGACTGTACAAACAGCCGCATGTGCTGCAACTTGCGCTCGCCCTGCTGCCCGTCGTGATGGGTGGTCTGTACCTGGGCAGCCACCTGAGCCGCAAGCTGCCGGCACATCGGATCGTGCAGGCAGTATGGGCGATCCTGATCGCCGGCGGCACGAGTCTGATCTGGCACAACCTCTAG